The following coding sequences are from one Archocentrus centrarchus isolate MPI-CPG fArcCen1 chromosome 4, fArcCen1, whole genome shotgun sequence window:
- the gadd45ab gene encoding growth arrest and DNA-damage-inducible, alpha, b — protein sequence MCNMTFEDTSGDNSTERMDSVATALEEVLSAALPQGCITVGVYEAAKSLNADPDNVVLCLLATDDEEDVALQIHFTLIQAFCCENDINILRVSNMRRLAEILGGVKPGGEPMDLHCVLVTNPQSSPWKDPALSKVNRFCRDCRCLDQWVPVINLPDR from the exons ATGTGCAATATGACTTTTGAAGATACCAGTGGAGATAACTCAACAGAAAG GATGGACTCGGTGGCTACAGCGTTGGAGGAAGTCCTGAGCGCGGCATTGCCTCAGGGCTGCATCACTGTCGGAGTTTACGAGGCAGCAAAGTCACTCAATGC GGATCCGGACAATGTGGTGCTGTGTCTCCTGGCCACTGACGATGAGGAGGATGTGGCTCTGCAGATTCACTTCACCTTGATCCAGGCTTTCTGCTGCGAGAACGACATCAACATCCTGCGTGTGAGCAACATGCGGCGTCTGGCAGAGATACTCGGCGGAGTGAAGCCTGGAGGAGAGCCAATGGATCTGCACTGTGTTCTAGTTACT AATCCTCAGTCGTCCCCGTGGAAGGACCCCGCACTGAGCAAGGTGAACAGGTTCTGCAGAGACTGCCGCTGTTTGGATCAGTGGGTGCCTGTTATCAACCTTCCTGACCGATGA